TTTATCCCAAGACATGAAATCGAGGGTTACACGCTTGAAGATGTCCGCGACAATTTATTGGGCGCCTTTTCTAAATACTGCAAGTAAGAATGCTTGAGACTTTCCGTTTGGGAAGTCTCTCTTTCGTTTATCAAAACCAGGAAAAGGAGTTAGGATTTTGTTTGTCACAACGATTGAAAGAACAAATGAACAATTAAATCAAAAGGCCAGGATGTCTGCTGACCAACTGGGTCTTCCCTATGTAGAAAGGAAGAAACGGACAATCAAGCAGCTTCAGGCCATTTACGAAAAGCCATGTATCGTGATAGGGAAAGCTCGTACGGAACTATATGGGACCGGAGATGATAAGCCTTTGTTTTTCCATCCGAACATGGCCGCCATCCGGATGAAGCGAATTGAACGAGGTGAGGCAGATCCGTTTCTCGCAATCACTGGCCTGCATGAAGGGATGTCTTTACTTGATTGCACGATGGGTATGGCTGCTGATGCATGGGTAGCTGCCTTTGCAGCAGGAGAGGCCGGGAGAGTGACTGGATTGGAAGTCAATCCATATATTCATTTCATTATGAGTGAAGGAAGGCGTCATTACGAAGAGAGCGGATCGCGCTATAAAGATGCTTTAAAAAGAATTAATATGGTCCAGGCTGATTATAGTGATTTTTTGCGCGAGGCGGAGACGGACTCCTATGATGTTGTTTATCTTGACCCGATGTTCACGGAAACGGTTGAAGAAAGCGCAAATATGTCAGGCCTAAGAGGGTTTGCTTCCTATCAGGATGTCCCGGAAGAAGCCATCATGCATGCGAAGAGGGTAGCGAAAAAGCGCGTGGTCATGAAGGATCATTTCAGGAGTCATCGTTTTGAAAAGTTTGGTTTTACGGTTCATAAAAGAAAGTCTGCAAAGTTCCATTATGGTGTGATAGAATTAAATTATTAAAAAATTTTGGATAATTGGTTTCGATAGAGCCATATAGCAGGCAGGTGAATCGATGAAGAACTGGTCCGGAATACTGAAGAAGACATTGGTCGTTGGTCTTTCCGTCTTGAGCTTTGGAATGATATCGCCTTCTCAATACCAGGATTGGTACGAGGGAACAAGCGCCAAGGATGTGAAGGACAAGCC
This DNA window, taken from Pradoshia eiseniae, encodes the following:
- a CDS encoding class I SAM-dependent methyltransferase codes for the protein MFVTTIERTNEQLNQKARMSADQLGLPYVERKKRTIKQLQAIYEKPCIVIGKARTELYGTGDDKPLFFHPNMAAIRMKRIERGEADPFLAITGLHEGMSLLDCTMGMAADAWVAAFAAGEAGRVTGLEVNPYIHFIMSEGRRHYEESGSRYKDALKRINMVQADYSDFLREAETDSYDVVYLDPMFTETVEESANMSGLRGFASYQDVPEEAIMHAKRVAKKRVVMKDHFRSHRFEKFGFTVHKRKSAKFHYGVIELNY